A window from Gossypium raimondii isolate GPD5lz chromosome 7, ASM2569854v1, whole genome shotgun sequence encodes these proteins:
- the LOC105769788 gene encoding uncharacterized protein LOC105769788 — MALTNFILTVAGVSAVVLLLRSDVKQSAAIFRRNVKHIRNWLEEESSAASKAAEKAKPKELESKVPPKKD, encoded by the exons ATGGCATTAACCAACTTCATATTAACAGTAGCAGGTGTTAGCGCGGTGGTTCTTTTATTGCGAAGCGACGTTAAACAATCGGCTGCGATCTTTAGGCGCAACGTTAAACATATAAGGAACTGGCTTGAAGAAGAATCTTCTGCTGCTTCCAA GGCAGCGGAGAAGGCAAAGCCCAAGGAATTGGAGTCCAAGGTTCCTCCTAAGAAGGACTAG